One Anaerohalosphaeraceae bacterium genomic window, GTCATTCAAGGCGCCCAGAAACTGGGTGGCATTGTGCCACAGAAACGAGCGGCTGAGATGGTTGCCGCCGGCTTGGACGGAGATGTTTGTTTCTTTCGGTTTCATGGGTTTTCAGATTTTTGATTGTTCTCCAATCCTATTTTTACCGGTTTTTGGGAAAAAAGAAACGGTTCTTTTCCGGAAAAATAATCGAGAACAGCCCGGATGGCCGCCTGACGATAAGGGCGTGCCTCATTGAACAGCTCGTGCCTGGCACCGGGGAGCATATGGATTTGGGCGGCGGGAAACTTGTTTTGGAGGATTTTCAGGTTGTACGGCCAGGCCACCGTTTTATCCTTTTGCGGCTGAAGGATGAGGATGTCCCGATCGGAGGGCGGCAGGGTTTGAAGCTTGTCATTCCATATGTAGAGGGCTTTGACCCATTGCAGGGAGACGACTCGGGCGTGGAGAAAATCCCCGGTTCGATTGAAAGACAGGAATTCGGGGTCGGAGGAGTTCTTCCGCTGGATACGGGGAATGCGGTCTGTAAAGCAGCGGGCGGTCTTCCAGAGGGGTTTGGAGAGGTTGTAGGCGGTCCAGCGGAGAAGGGGGGCGGCTAAGATGACTCGCTCGAGGGATGAAACCGAACCGGTCAGGAGCGCATCGGTGAGCACAGCGGCCCCCATGCTGAAGCCGAGGGCGAAATAGGGGCCGTGAAGACGGGCACGGACCTTTTGGAGAAAGTCAGCCAGGGCGATGGTGTACTCCTCGAAATGGTTGATGGAAGCGTGCGGGCCGGTGGAAAGGCCGTGGCCGGGCCAGTCAAAAAGGGCGGCGGCAAAGTGATTCTCAAGCAGAGCGGACAGCAGATGCCGCAGCTGGCCGCTGTGACTGAGATACCCATGAAGCAGAATCACGGCGGCTTCATAACGGGCGGGCCGGTAGATGTGGGCGGCCAGCTGATAGGGGCCCGACACAAAGGAGCCGAAGAGATGCTCGATATCCGCCCGGCAGTCGAGGCCGTAATGAGCAAAGTAGGCCTTGGCCTGTTCGGAACAGTGGACAGGATGGACCTGTTCGAGCGGCTCGAGAAGCGGGAGCCCGCTGTCGTTTCTCTCTTTTTGATTCTTTTTACGTTTGCTGGTTAGAAGCGGCATAAGAGTTTCCAATCCGATCAGCCTATCATAAACGATTTGAAACTATTTGAAGACTTTTTCTTTTGTTTTCATAGCCAAAAGATGACTGGAACAAATCAGGAAAATCAGGAGGGCCAAACTGTTTTGATAGAGCGGAATGAAAAGCAGAAGAAGGGGGCTTTGCGGGTCTGAGTGGATATAGAGACTATCCGAGTAGAGATAAAGGGAACCCCAAACGACAAAAAAGATGGATGCGGAAACGAGGATTTTACCGAAATTTGTTTTTATAAAAAAGAGATTGAGCAAACCGAATGCTGCATAAGGACTTAGGCACCAGAATAATTCGACAGAATGATTTAGTATTTCTTGTACAGTCCAGGGGGACTTTCCCAAAATGATTGCGGCGGTGGCTGCGAAACCGAAGAGAAGAGAAAATGTGTTCCAAATTGCCATTTTGCAGACTCCTATGTGAGAAGGTTTGGTTGGAGTTTTACGATATGGTTTGGAGCAAAGGGAAGAGGGTGTAAGGCCGGGTTATACCCTTTTATTTTGAACGTGATTACACGGCCGAAGTAGGCCCAGTTCAGAACAAAGGGATAAATAAAGTTTTGCAGACCGCTGGGTGCGGCAAGCCAGCGAAGGGTGCGCCTGAAAATCCGCCAGGGAGAATAAAACTTGCGGATGACCCAGTCGGTGCCGGCCTGCAGCTGGGCGGGGGACATAAGTCTCGGCTGGAAAACGACATGACGATAGTCGTAATGTTCCCAGTTCGTGTCGATGATGCGGGATTTGAGTTCCTCATAAAGCGGGGTGCCGGGCAGAGGAGTGAGGATGGAAGCCTGAATGGCGTCGATGCCGATGTTTTCCAGTAAGTTCAGTGTTGACTTGAAGATATGAACATCGTCAGTGTCGAAGCCGAAGATGATGCCCGCTTCGACAAAGATGCCGTATCGATGGATGGTTTCGACGGCTTTTTTGTAAAGGGAAGGAACGTTAAATCCTTTTTCCGTAAGGGTTAAGGTGGACTGGCTGAAGGATTCCAGCCCAATGAAAAGGCCGACACAGCCGGCTCTCTGAAGCCAGGACAGCAGCTCTGGGTCGTCGGCGATTTCAATGGAGGCCTGGGTAATCCATTTTTTCTTGAGCGGTGCTAACTCTTTTAATAGACTGAGGATATAATCGCGGTTCTGGGTGAGGTTGTCGTCCACGAACATAAAGAAACGGGAGGGAAAGGAGCGGATTTCTGCAATGACGTCGGGGATGGGGCGGCCGTAATGCTGAGATTTATATAAGGTTCCGATAGAACAGAACTTACAGCGGTTTCGACAGCCCATTGTGGCATACGTCGCATAGGTTGTGGAGTATTTGCTTTTGTCGAGGAGATGACGCGGGAGAGAAGCGGGGGCCTGCCCGGCTGGATTTCCGTAATATCTTTTTTGCAAACGGTTTGCGCGAAGGTCTTCGAGGAGTTTCGGCCAGGCGTCCATCGCAGGACCGATGACGACGGCGTCGCAATGCTGCAGGGCCAGTTCGGGGTTGAGGGTGGGGAAGAAGCCGCCGAGGACAACAGGGATGTTATACTTTCTGTAGTGGTCAGCCAACTCGAAAGCACGAGGGGCAGTGGCTGTCATGCAGGTGATGCCGACCAAATCAAAGTCGGTGTCCGGGGGTACATCATCGATTTGCTCGTCGATGAGCGTGATTTGAGCGTCGTAAGGGCTTAATTTGACGAGAGTTAAAAGAGAAAGCATGGAGAAACGGAATGTCCTGCCGTTGAAAAGCTTCCTTCTGCCGACCTTGCGCCAGCAGCCCGATGCCGGAGAAATCAGGAGTATCTTCATAAGATTTTGTTCCTTTCTAAACTTTTGTATTTCAATGAGTTATGAATTTCGACGCAGTCTGTAGAGTATAATAAGCAAGGAGTGTGCCACAGAGTGAGTTTTGGCTTAAGTAATTATGAACAAAAAGGATACAGAATTTTCTTCGTGCGGATGATTTTTGTTTTATGTTTTATGATTGACAAAAAATGTATACACGATATACATAAAATGTATATGAGAAAACTAATAAATAAAGATAGACAATTCTTTAATCTGGTGACAGAAGCCACCTTTTCGAATCCATTTAGTCCGGACCGGGAGGCAATCGACCAGCGGATTACGGGGTTGGATTCTTCGAAACCGAGGTCGGAGGTTCTGGATGAAGAAATCCGTTTAACCCGTCAGCGGCTGGCGGATTTGGACCGCGGGAAACGGTGTCGGCTGGAGGATTTTGAAGGGTCGGACCGGGACCTGATGAAGTATGTGTTTTTGTTTGTGATTTATCATCAGTGGGCGGAGGCGTTTGATAAGCTGATTGCCCAGCAGGCGACGACGGAGGAGCACAATGTAAAGGTCTGGTTTGCGCCGGAGGTTCTCAAGCAGCTGCAGGAGCGGGGATTCAGCGAGGACGATTCGGTGCGGTGCCTGTCGATGTTTTACCAGATACGGCGGGCGTATTATCTGATCGGCCGGATGCTGATTGGGCCCAGTGCGTCAATGCGCCGGCTGCGGATGCATCTGTGGAATCATATTTTCACGCAGGATATTCGGCTGTATGAGCGGTATCTGTGGGACAAGATGGAGGATTTTTCGACGCTCCTGGAGGGGCCGACGGGCAGCGGCAAGGGAGCGGCGGCGGCGGCCATCGGCCGGTCTGGATATATTCCGTATGATGCGGCGAAGAACTGCTTTGTGATTCCGTTCACGAAGCTGCTGGTGGAGGTGAATCTGGCGCAGTTTACGCCGACGCTGCTGGAGTCGGAATTGTTCGGGCATGCCAAGGGGGCGTTTACGGGGGCGGTGGCGGATTACGGGGGTGTGCTTTCGCTGTGCGGCCGGCATGGGACGATTTTTCTGGATGAGATTGGAGAGGTTCGGCCGAATGTGCAGGTGAAGCTCCTGCGCGTTCTGCAGGAGCGGCGGTACTGGCCGGTGGGCAGCCATCAGGAGCGGATGTTTTTGGGGCGTGTGGTGGGGGCGACGAATCAGCCGGTGGAGGTGCTGCGTCGTCGGGGTCGGTTTCGGGAGGATTT contains:
- a CDS encoding alpha/beta hydrolase; translation: MPLLTSKRKKNQKERNDSGLPLLEPLEQVHPVHCSEQAKAYFAHYGLDCRADIEHLFGSFVSGPYQLAAHIYRPARYEAAVILLHGYLSHSGQLRHLLSALLENHFAAALFDWPGHGLSTGPHASINHFEEYTIALADFLQKVRARLHGPYFALGFSMGAAVLTDALLTGSVSSLERVILAAPLLRWTAYNLSKPLWKTARCFTDRIPRIQRKNSSDPEFLSFNRTGDFLHARVVSLQWVKALYIWNDKLQTLPPSDRDILILQPQKDKTVAWPYNLKILQNKFPAAQIHMLPGARHELFNEARPYRQAAIRAVLDYFSGKEPFLFSQKPVKIGLENNQKSENP
- a CDS encoding radical SAM protein encodes the protein MKILLISPASGCWRKVGRRKLFNGRTFRFSMLSLLTLVKLSPYDAQITLIDEQIDDVPPDTDFDLVGITCMTATAPRAFELADHYRKYNIPVVLGGFFPTLNPELALQHCDAVVIGPAMDAWPKLLEDLRANRLQKRYYGNPAGQAPASLPRHLLDKSKYSTTYATYATMGCRNRCKFCSIGTLYKSQHYGRPIPDVIAEIRSFPSRFFMFVDDNLTQNRDYILSLLKELAPLKKKWITQASIEIADDPELLSWLQRAGCVGLFIGLESFSQSTLTLTEKGFNVPSLYKKAVETIHRYGIFVEAGIIFGFDTDDVHIFKSTLNLLENIGIDAIQASILTPLPGTPLYEELKSRIIDTNWEHYDYRHVVFQPRLMSPAQLQAGTDWVIRKFYSPWRIFRRTLRWLAAPSGLQNFIYPFVLNWAYFGRVITFKIKGYNPALHPLPFAPNHIVKLQPNLLT
- a CDS encoding sigma 54-interacting transcriptional regulator yields the protein MRKLINKDRQFFNLVTEATFSNPFSPDREAIDQRITGLDSSKPRSEVLDEEIRLTRQRLADLDRGKRCRLEDFEGSDRDLMKYVFLFVIYHQWAEAFDKLIAQQATTEEHNVKVWFAPEVLKQLQERGFSEDDSVRCLSMFYQIRRAYYLIGRMLIGPSASMRRLRMHLWNHIFTQDIRLYERYLWDKMEDFSTLLEGPTGSGKGAAAAAIGRSGYIPYDAAKNCFVIPFTKLLVEVNLAQFTPTLLESELFGHAKGAFTGAVADYGGVLSLCGRHGTIFLDEIGEVRPNVQVKLLRVLQERRYWPVGSHQERMFLGRVVGATNQPVEVLRRRGRFREDFYYRLCADVIRVPSLRERIEESEEELPSLVRHFVGQIVGQADEGIVGRVLEVIEKRLGRGYGWPGNVRELAQCIRRVVLRGDYEPGAGGAAGTEGRPLTAEEVVRQYCRELYARYGSYGEAAKAAGLDRRTVKRYVEGG